Proteins co-encoded in one Brassica oleracea var. oleracea cultivar TO1000 chromosome C4, BOL, whole genome shotgun sequence genomic window:
- the LOC106342965 gene encoding nucleobase-ascorbate transporter 2: protein MDPVKPEEISHPPMDQLQGLEYCIDSNPPWGEAIALGFEHYILSLGTAVMIPSFLVPMMGGDDGDKVRVVQTLLFIQGVNTLLQTLFGTRLPTVIGGSYAFMVPIISIIHDSSLTRIEDPQLRFLSTMRAVQGAVIVASSVQIILGFSQMWAICSRFFSPVGMVPVIALTGFGLFNRGFPVVGTCVEIGIPMLILFVLFSQYLKSFQFRQFPVVERFAMIIALIIVWAYAHLLTASGAYKHRPHQTQVNCRTDMSNLISSAPWIKIPYPLQWGAPSFDAGHAFAMMAAVLVSLIESTGAFKAAARLASATPPPPHVLSRGIGWQGIGILLNGLFGTLSGSSVSVENVGLLGSTRVGSRRVIQISAGFMIFFSILGKFGALFASIPFTIFAAVYCVLFGLVASVGLSFLQFTNMNSLRNLFITGVSLFLGLSIPEYFRDFSMKALHGPAHTNAGWFNDFLNTIFSSSPMVALMIAVFLDNTLDYKESAKDRGLPWWAKFRTFKGDSRNEEFYTLPFNLNRFFPPS, encoded by the exons ATGGATCCTGTAAAGCCAGAGGAGATAAGCCACCCACCAATGGACCAGCTTCAGGGTCTAGAGTACTGTATTGACTCAAACCCTCCATGGG GAGAAGCAATAGCTTTAGGTTTCGAGCATTACATTCTTTCTTTAGGAACTGCAGTGATGATCCCTTCGTTTCTTGTTCCTATGATGGGTGGAGACGAT GGTGATAAAGTGAGAGTTGTTCAGACACTACTCTTCATTCAAGGTGTCAACACTCTTCTTCAGACATTATTTGGAACTCGTCTCCCTACTGTGATCGGAGGATCTTATGCCTTCATGGTTCCGATCATTTCAATCATCCACGACTCTTCCTTGACCCGTATAGAAGATCCACAGCTG AGATTTCTAAGCACAATGAGAGCAGTACAAGGCGCGGTCATAGTTGCATCCAGCGTTCAAATCATCCTAGGTTTCAGCCAGATGTGGGCAATCTGTTCAAG ATTCTTTAGTCCTGTTGGTATGGTTCCTGTTATTGCATTAACCGGTTTTGGACTCTTCAACCGAGGTTTCCCAGTG GTGGGTACTTGTGTTGAGATAGGGATTCCAATGCTTATCCTCTTTGTCCTCTTCTCTCAG TATCTGAAGAGCTTTCAGTTCAGACAATTCCCAGTAGTGGAGAGATTCGCTATGATTATAGCCTTGATCATTGTGTGGGCTTACGCACATCTCTTGACAGCGAGTGGGGCTTACAAACACCGACCGCACCAGACTCAAGTAAACTGCAGAACCGATATGTCTAACCTCATTTCTTCTGCTCCTTG GATCAAGATTCCTTATCCACTTCAGTGGGGAGCACCTAGCTTTGATGCTGGTCATGCTTTTGCTATGATGGCTGCTGTTTTAGTCTCACTCATTGAG TCAACTGGAGCTTTCAAGGCTGCTGCACGTTTGGCTAGTGCCACGCCTCCTCCACCTCATGTACTTAGCCGTGGTATTGGATGGCAAGGCATTGGGATCCTCTTAAATGGTTTATTCGGAACGCTAAGTGGTTCAAGCGTCTCTGT AGAGAATGTTGGATTACTAGGAAGCACCCGTGTTGGTAGCCGCAGAGTTATTCAAATCTCAGCAGGGTTTATGATATTCTTCTCAATTCTAG GCAAATTTGGAGCCTTGTTTGCTTCAATACCTTTCACCATATTTGCAGCAGTGTACTGCGTCCTGTTCGGTCTTGTTG CTTCTGTTGGACTCTCTTTCCTACAATTCACAAACATGAACTCCCTCAGAAACCTCTTCATCACCGGCGTGTCTCTCTTCTTAGGACTATCGATCCCCGAGTACTTCAGAGACTTCTCCATGAAGGCATTGCATGGTCCAGCTCACACCAATGCTGGTTGGTTCAATGATTTCTTGAACACAATCTTCTCGTCTTCACCGATGGTGGCGCTGATGATCGCAGTGTTCTTGGACAATACTTTGGACTACAAAGAGAGTGCTAAAGACAGAGGGTTGCCTTGGTGGGCTAAGTTCAGAACATTCAAAGGAGATAGCAGGAATGAGGAGTTCTACACTCTCCCTTTTAACCTCAACCGTTTCTTCCCTCCTTCATAA